A stretch of Streptomyces vietnamensis DNA encodes these proteins:
- a CDS encoding WD40 repeat domain-containing protein — protein MRSFTGHTDAVTCVVFSADGRYLLSGSDDGSLRLWDVAGGTEIRGWAAEESGVRCAALSPDGRLAVSGGDRGPARLWETAGGTEMRRFEGQDSGTSAAAFSPEGRLVATGGGDGTVRCWDPATGQELRRLLGHTADVTSVAFSPDRRLVLSGDAKVENGDDHVRLWDLQEGRELRRFGERLFVVTAVAFSPDGRLAFATTMDARLLAWTVADGREAGRFRVGTGNVLCLAVAPDGRRLLTGSGSDFYETDRATGLGTDNTVRLLDVSGGRELRRYDGHTGNVSAVAFAPDGRRAASAGADRTIRLWDVAL, from the coding sequence GTGCGCAGCTTCACGGGGCACACGGACGCGGTGACCTGTGTGGTGTTCTCCGCGGACGGACGGTATCTGCTGAGCGGCAGCGACGACGGCAGTCTGCGGCTGTGGGACGTGGCCGGCGGGACCGAGATCCGCGGGTGGGCGGCCGAGGAGAGCGGGGTCAGGTGCGCCGCGCTGTCGCCGGACGGCAGGCTCGCGGTCTCCGGTGGGGACCGGGGCCCCGCGCGGCTGTGGGAAACGGCCGGAGGAACGGAGATGCGGCGCTTCGAGGGCCAGGATTCCGGCACGTCGGCAGCGGCGTTCTCCCCGGAGGGGCGGCTCGTCGCCACCGGTGGCGGGGACGGCACCGTGCGCTGCTGGGACCCGGCGACCGGGCAGGAGCTGCGCCGCCTCCTCGGCCACACCGCCGACGTCACGTCCGTGGCGTTCTCGCCCGACCGGCGCCTGGTGCTCTCCGGCGACGCGAAGGTCGAGAACGGCGACGACCATGTCCGCCTGTGGGATCTGCAGGAGGGCCGGGAGCTGCGCCGGTTCGGCGAGCGGCTCTTCGTGGTCACCGCCGTCGCCTTCTCGCCCGACGGCCGGCTCGCCTTCGCCACCACGATGGACGCGCGGCTGCTTGCGTGGACCGTGGCCGACGGCCGCGAAGCGGGCCGGTTCAGGGTGGGCACCGGGAACGTCCTGTGCCTGGCCGTCGCCCCGGACGGCCGCCGGCTGCTCACCGGCAGCGGCTCCGACTTCTACGAGACGGACCGGGCCACAGGGCTCGGCACCGACAACACCGTGCGGCTGCTGGACGTCTCCGGCGGCCGCGAACTGCGCCGTTACGACGGGCACACCGGCAACGTGTCCGCCGTGGCGTTCGCCCCCGACGGCCGCCGCGCGGCCTCAGCGGGCGCCGACCGGACCATCCGCCTGTGGGACGTCGCCCTCTGA
- a CDS encoding transposase: protein MGNVSRAAIISDRRITGLSADVIAELIAEVGPLWHEQHQAKLASRPRKRAVGAGAKHQLVFVDRLLATLVHLRHAVTHDVPACWFGVDRSTITRTIGEVRPLLAERGCTISRGVRLRPLAGVIDHLGASGKTGIIDGTEIRVRRPAAGRKDRDKFISGKSKQNAVKTMVVMDGDGRMLFCSPTQHGSCADITHARQSGLARLLEGGPAAEILADAGYQGLGAQTGGRVVTPPHRKFKKNAPDWYEEMHERQRKAHSSRRIRVEHGIAHLKNWRALARHLGRREHMSDTVQAVAGLLSHQQTADLIPARQV from the coding sequence ATGGGGAACGTGTCTCGTGCAGCGATCATCAGCGACCGGAGGATTACCGGCCTGTCGGCCGACGTGATCGCTGAACTCATCGCTGAGGTGGGCCCGTTGTGGCACGAGCAGCACCAGGCCAAGCTCGCGTCCCGGCCACGGAAGCGGGCGGTGGGTGCTGGCGCGAAGCACCAGCTGGTGTTCGTCGACCGTCTCCTGGCCACGCTCGTGCACCTCCGGCACGCCGTCACACACGACGTGCCGGCTTGCTGGTTCGGCGTCGACCGCTCGACCATCACCCGGACCATCGGTGAGGTGCGGCCTCTTCTGGCCGAGCGAGGCTGCACCATCAGCCGCGGAGTGCGGCTGCGGCCCCTCGCCGGGGTCATCGATCATCTCGGCGCCAGCGGGAAGACCGGCATCATCGACGGCACCGAGATTCGAGTCAGGCGCCCGGCTGCCGGACGCAAAGACCGGGACAAGTTCATCTCCGGCAAGAGCAAGCAGAACGCGGTCAAGACCATGGTCGTCATGGATGGCGACGGCCGGATGCTCTTCTGCAGCCCGACTCAGCACGGCAGCTGCGCGGACATCACCCATGCCCGCCAGTCAGGGCTGGCCAGGCTCCTGGAGGGCGGCCCGGCAGCCGAGATCCTTGCGGATGCCGGCTATCAGGGCCTGGGAGCCCAGACCGGAGGGCGTGTGGTGACACCACCGCACCGCAAGTTCAAGAAGAATGCCCCGGACTGGTACGAGGAGATGCACGAGCGGCAGCGCAAGGCGCATTCCTCGCGGCGTATCCGCGTCGAGCATGGCATTGCACACCTGAAGAACTGGCGGGCGCTGGCCCGCCACCTCGGCCGCCGCGAGCACATGAGCGACACCGTGCAAGCCGTCGCTGGTCTGCTGTCCCACCAGCAGACCGCGGACCTGATCCCGGCACGGCAGGTGTGA
- a CDS encoding response regulator transcription factor — MTERSLRVVLAEDSVVLRDGMVELLGARGCEVVATAGTAAELLASVARHRPDVAVVDIRMPPTHTDEGIRAAVEIRATAPEVGVLVFSQHIETAWASRLLAAGSTGVGYLLKERVARTSEFMDALRRVADGGTALDPEVVDRLVHGDRTGRVDGLTPREREVLELMAQGHSNRSIAARLVVSERAVEKHVAAVFTKFDLSATEADNRRVKAVLAYLSETGG; from the coding sequence GTGACCGAACGATCCCTGCGCGTGGTGCTGGCCGAGGACTCCGTCGTCCTGCGGGACGGGATGGTCGAGCTGCTCGGCGCCCGCGGCTGCGAGGTGGTGGCCACCGCGGGGACGGCGGCCGAGCTGCTCGCTTCGGTGGCCCGGCACCGGCCCGACGTCGCCGTGGTGGACATCCGGATGCCGCCCACCCACACCGACGAGGGCATCCGCGCCGCGGTGGAGATCCGGGCGACCGCGCCCGAGGTCGGCGTCCTCGTCTTCTCCCAGCACATCGAGACCGCCTGGGCCTCCCGGCTCCTCGCGGCCGGGTCGACCGGCGTCGGGTACCTGCTGAAGGAACGCGTCGCCCGGACCTCCGAGTTCATGGACGCGCTGCGCCGGGTGGCGGACGGCGGGACGGCGCTCGACCCGGAGGTGGTCGACCGGCTGGTGCACGGCGACCGCACCGGCCGGGTGGACGGCCTGACACCGCGCGAGCGGGAGGTCCTGGAGCTGATGGCGCAGGGGCACTCCAACCGCTCCATCGCTGCGCGGCTCGTGGTGTCGGAGCGGGCGGTGGAGAAGCACGTCGCCGCCGTCTTCACGAAGTTCGACCTGTCGGCCACGGAGGCGGACAACCGGCGGGTGAAGGCCGTGCTCGCCTACCTGTCCGAGACGGGCGGCTGA
- a CDS encoding sensor histidine kinase: protein MVGLPVAVLCGTYALAVLYAGTLLSLTVLGLPFVVVALLGARGLGVPHRRLVRALLGEHVEAPAGPPRPDGLLARGRAVLTDPVAWRTLLYLVLRLPLGVLGFAAAVVLPLGCGWLIGFPLWGRLMEPDSPPGAWLNAASVLLGLALLAGAPGVLRAVSGANRRLAALLLGPVRTQRRVRELEAARAALLADNSDRLRRLERDLHDGTQARLVALAITLSLTEDALDPATGPDLARLRTLLDRARGQTEETVAELRLLTRGIHPVALDGGLGEALPGLAATSPVPVTLRLDLAERPHEAIERAVYFCAAELLTNIARHSGARTALLAATVRDGRVRLTVRDDGRGGATPGGGTGLAGLAERLAAVDGTLRVDSPPGGPTEVTAELPATL, encoded by the coding sequence GTGGTGGGGTTGCCCGTCGCCGTGCTCTGTGGCACGTACGCACTGGCCGTCCTGTACGCCGGGACCCTCCTCTCGCTCACCGTGCTCGGCCTGCCGTTCGTGGTCGTCGCGCTCCTCGGCGCGCGCGGCCTCGGCGTGCCGCACCGGCGCCTGGTCCGTGCTCTGCTCGGCGAGCACGTCGAGGCGCCGGCCGGACCTCCCCGCCCCGACGGCCTCCTCGCCCGCGGGCGTGCCGTCCTGACCGACCCGGTCGCCTGGCGGACGCTGCTGTACCTGGTCCTGCGACTGCCGCTCGGCGTGCTCGGGTTCGCCGCCGCGGTGGTCCTGCCCCTCGGGTGCGGATGGCTGATCGGCTTTCCGCTCTGGGGCCGCCTGATGGAACCCGACTCCCCGCCGGGAGCCTGGCTGAACGCGGCCTCCGTCCTGCTCGGCCTCGCCCTCCTCGCCGGTGCGCCCGGCGTCCTGCGAGCGGTGAGCGGAGCGAACCGGCGGCTCGCGGCACTGCTCCTCGGGCCCGTCCGCACCCAGCGCCGCGTCCGCGAGCTCGAGGCGGCCCGCGCCGCACTGCTCGCCGACAACAGCGACCGGCTCCGCCGCCTGGAACGCGACCTGCACGACGGCACCCAGGCCCGGCTCGTGGCCCTGGCCATCACCCTCTCGCTGACCGAGGACGCGCTCGATCCGGCCACGGGCCCGGACCTCGCCCGACTGCGGACCCTGCTCGACCGCGCCCGGGGCCAGACCGAGGAGACCGTCGCCGAGCTGCGGCTGCTCACCCGGGGCATCCACCCCGTGGCCCTGGACGGAGGTCTCGGCGAGGCACTGCCGGGGCTCGCCGCCACCTCGCCCGTCCCCGTCACCCTCCGGCTCGACCTCGCCGAACGCCCGCACGAGGCGATCGAGCGGGCCGTCTACTTCTGCGCCGCGGAGCTGCTCACCAACATCGCCCGGCACAGCGGCGCGCGCACGGCCCTGCTCGCGGCCACCGTGCGCGACGGCCGGGTGCGGCTGACGGTCCGTGACGACGGCCGGGGCGGCGCGACACCCGGCGGCGGCACCGGCCTCGCCGGCCTGGCCGAGCGGCTCGCGGCGGTGGACGGCACCCTGCGGGTGGACAGCCCGCCGGGCGGGCCGACGGAGGTCACCGCCGAGCTGCCCGCGACGCTGTGA
- a CDS encoding YrhB domain-containing protein, which translates to MIEFAEARQLALDYVQNLSASMQTELVLVDDAIRDEEGVWLFIFDSRAHLESGDMRDKLVGVGPIVVVKETGTLHPLGSGTPVDDALEALRSPSDATAIPTTATAPPAPIPMGLTRTVALDRAELDAVVRYAGLPPPAVLSPLSDMSTDGADGSTARDPAELLRDFRELPEATTRTALLPLAIPDRVVDARAALFDGAPTPCRLYASRRAGDVFTGLRPAFDHDYELLAPYVADDLAEWVQSQVQFSAAAPIPPPEEEMGAEQLAFLLTLIDAYKTRFFRSFTGRRPLPTPIALSLADVLEAQNDALLVADRRWLTRAVTELFALLVHPGGRTGVGLPLVTQEIAERELRRYTDAGHLARTGTAASPRYEPSLAFTVFASTLFTWTSSLSLHDIQLTGWERGRATGQEELLVFIVTQPVLWTILSDGLTQAPDDWSRVRFALRSLSLADAAVLAGDFLRPLPMGPLPDEVYAPAPAPALATTTAREAPGPASGPPAPPPDRGPVWRPTHLVPEGGMRAWAEPDPAGEPVARIDAGVELQLLERAGDWVHIVCNNGWSAWVDGRAVEPLR; encoded by the coding sequence ATGATCGAGTTTGCGGAAGCGCGCCAGTTGGCTCTGGACTACGTGCAGAACCTATCGGCCAGTATGCAAACAGAATTGGTTCTCGTAGACGACGCCATCAGGGACGAGGAAGGGGTCTGGCTCTTCATTTTCGATTCCCGCGCACACCTGGAGAGCGGGGACATGCGGGACAAACTGGTGGGGGTGGGTCCTATCGTCGTCGTCAAGGAGACCGGAACCCTGCATCCGCTGGGCAGCGGCACACCGGTCGACGACGCTCTCGAAGCGCTGCGCTCACCGTCCGATGCCACAGCGATCCCCACGACCGCCACTGCGCCTCCGGCGCCGATCCCCATGGGCCTCACCCGGACCGTCGCCCTGGACCGGGCCGAGCTCGACGCGGTCGTCCGGTACGCAGGACTGCCGCCACCGGCGGTGCTCTCGCCGCTGTCCGACATGTCCACCGACGGGGCCGACGGCAGCACGGCCCGCGATCCCGCCGAGCTGCTGCGCGATTTCCGGGAGCTGCCGGAGGCCACCACACGCACCGCGCTGCTTCCGCTGGCGATCCCCGACCGCGTGGTGGACGCACGGGCAGCCCTGTTCGACGGCGCACCGACCCCGTGCCGGCTGTACGCATCACGCCGGGCCGGTGATGTCTTCACGGGCCTGCGGCCCGCTTTCGACCATGACTACGAGCTGCTGGCTCCGTACGTGGCGGACGATCTGGCCGAGTGGGTTCAGTCGCAGGTGCAGTTCTCGGCCGCGGCGCCGATACCGCCGCCGGAGGAGGAGATGGGCGCCGAGCAGCTGGCCTTCCTCCTCACGCTGATCGACGCCTACAAGACCCGTTTCTTCCGCTCGTTCACCGGACGCCGCCCGCTGCCGACGCCCATCGCCCTCTCCCTGGCCGACGTGCTGGAGGCGCAGAACGACGCCCTCCTCGTCGCCGACCGGCGCTGGCTCACCCGTGCGGTCACGGAGCTTTTCGCGCTACTCGTCCATCCGGGCGGACGCACCGGTGTGGGCCTGCCGCTCGTCACGCAGGAGATCGCCGAGCGGGAACTGCGCCGGTACACGGACGCCGGGCACCTGGCGCGGACGGGAACCGCCGCCTCGCCGCGCTACGAGCCCTCGCTCGCCTTCACGGTGTTCGCCAGCACGCTGTTCACCTGGACGAGTTCCCTGTCGCTGCATGACATCCAGCTGACCGGATGGGAGCGGGGCCGGGCCACGGGCCAGGAGGAACTGCTGGTCTTCATCGTCACGCAGCCGGTCCTGTGGACCATCCTCAGCGATGGCCTCACCCAGGCACCGGACGACTGGTCCCGGGTCCGCTTCGCCCTGCGGTCGCTCAGCCTGGCGGACGCGGCAGTGCTGGCCGGCGACTTCCTGCGGCCGCTCCCCATGGGACCGCTGCCCGACGAGGTCTACGCACCGGCCCCGGCGCCCGCCCTGGCCACGACCACGGCCCGCGAGGCCCCCGGTCCGGCGAGCGGGCCGCCGGCCCCGCCGCCGGACCGGGGGCCGGTCTGGCGGCCCACGCACCTGGTCCCCGAAGGCGGGATGCGGGCCTGGGCCGAACCCGACCCTGCCGGTGAACCGGTGGCCCGCATCGATGCCGGCGTCGAGCTTCAACTGCTGGAACGTGCCGGTGACTGGGTCCATATCGTCTGCAACAACGGCTGGTCCGCTTGGGTCGACGGCCGCGCGGTGGAACCGCTTCGGTAG
- a CDS encoding toxin glutamine deamidase domain-containing protein yields MTVPAPQPQTAPPGARQVVRQLPRWLHDHALTAVVTAVVGGLFAYISNVWLIAVRYEGTQVPSGSPTTSNGSFFQGALFWALFSAVIFGVAGYWQAVGTSTFLAGLRGLPRALAGLVRGDRAAYVHLLWGAAVSMLAAVVLSPSVGAVLAIGLLAVIPGVIGSILSSGIHQIWSSLVRRIAPTRHQKVTGITGMTVGLLGSAAALLVAFFVAQTWVKLMLAGVCAVLAIVIATFGRPAAAAMILLLLGVAAGAYQLTDATPAFADDGGWTECKGTPWLDCDGSKAVLVNSAIGAAVAAVGSVIGTFAGWLSGAFSGFTGGGPPGGGPSGESPPGAGPPAPPTETAPSAGLPGLPPLPGLEPVTLGAPLPPGPEAATGEPGAGAEGEPARKPAAGQPEAPPGPGGDRIPVDASIRARLHQIDLETPDPRNPAYGQIQDLIAGIDPTKGLTPQQLATLQQLEGQHDAAYQANVQKLNVERQAIADKGMVDLVDKMQKGRKEEQEYTEYVKTLNRIENRTNVLNDLIGKLPPSQQEAASRVLTKIQEGPPGTDKEGQIRNLTSVVFQQAQGKAEAAAAAAEGDIANLDALAATAKQAAAQAVLAALPGAAVAAGLATAAQVGAISLAAGVVRGATTAVQAATTGYAQGGVSGAIWGTTKATMPVNAVQATVDLAHGKGSLVDVAIGVVQDVGNVATLVAVGAGLRNILPGTAPSVPKPVVPKAAAPPPPSVQPAAQGPKLFGAGGTPKGGGPPAQPPGSAWVPQTPSKVLGQEGIKDIKGFLRGTNPTSSSKNLGYTKESFYDAKGNQLPMDRQFPITTDMNCNNTVAAVEARLKGQFTPPAPPSVGKPMHETPAYYGKTEADIKLLSYQGKTTVIKARLDMQKEVQAWGPGSRGIVFADRPDNLPGHQFNVVNDGGVVKFLDGQSESRAQFAGKGYSEYWLLKTSE; encoded by the coding sequence ATGACTGTTCCTGCTCCGCAGCCGCAGACGGCGCCCCCGGGCGCGCGGCAGGTCGTCCGGCAACTGCCGCGCTGGCTGCACGACCATGCGCTGACCGCCGTGGTCACCGCGGTGGTGGGCGGCCTCTTCGCCTACATCAGCAACGTCTGGCTCATCGCCGTGCGCTACGAGGGGACGCAGGTGCCGTCCGGGTCCCCCACGACCAGCAACGGCAGCTTCTTCCAGGGCGCCCTGTTCTGGGCCCTGTTCAGCGCCGTGATCTTCGGGGTCGCCGGCTACTGGCAGGCGGTGGGCACGTCCACGTTCCTGGCCGGCCTGCGCGGGCTGCCCCGCGCCCTGGCCGGCCTGGTACGCGGCGACCGTGCGGCGTACGTGCACCTGCTCTGGGGTGCGGCGGTCAGCATGCTCGCCGCCGTGGTCCTGTCGCCCTCGGTGGGCGCGGTCCTCGCGATCGGCCTGCTCGCCGTCATCCCCGGCGTCATCGGCAGCATCCTGTCCAGCGGGATCCACCAGATCTGGTCCTCGCTGGTCAGACGGATCGCCCCCACCCGGCACCAGAAGGTCACCGGAATCACCGGCATGACCGTGGGCCTCCTCGGGTCGGCCGCCGCGCTGCTGGTCGCCTTCTTCGTGGCGCAGACGTGGGTCAAACTGATGCTGGCCGGGGTGTGCGCCGTGCTGGCGATCGTGATCGCCACGTTCGGCCGGCCCGCCGCCGCCGCGATGATCCTGCTGCTGCTCGGGGTGGCAGCCGGGGCGTACCAGCTGACGGACGCGACGCCCGCCTTCGCGGACGACGGCGGGTGGACCGAGTGCAAGGGAACGCCCTGGCTGGACTGCGATGGCAGCAAGGCCGTGCTGGTCAACTCCGCCATCGGCGCCGCCGTCGCCGCCGTGGGCTCCGTCATCGGGACCTTCGCCGGCTGGCTGTCCGGGGCCTTCAGCGGGTTCACCGGCGGCGGGCCCCCGGGCGGCGGCCCCTCCGGGGAGTCCCCGCCGGGCGCCGGGCCGCCGGCTCCGCCGACGGAGACAGCCCCCTCGGCGGGGCTGCCCGGCCTGCCTCCGCTGCCCGGTCTGGAGCCCGTAACGCTCGGGGCACCGCTGCCACCGGGGCCGGAGGCGGCGACAGGGGAACCCGGGGCCGGAGCGGAAGGGGAACCCGCGCGGAAACCGGCTGCCGGGCAGCCGGAGGCGCCGCCCGGTCCCGGCGGGGACCGCATCCCCGTCGACGCCTCGATCCGCGCGCGCCTGCACCAGATCGACCTGGAAACCCCCGACCCCCGCAACCCCGCATACGGCCAGATCCAGGACCTGATCGCCGGCATCGACCCCACGAAGGGGCTCACCCCACAGCAGCTCGCCACCCTGCAGCAGCTGGAAGGCCAGCACGACGCGGCATACCAGGCCAACGTGCAGAAGCTCAACGTCGAGCGGCAGGCGATCGCGGACAAGGGCATGGTCGACCTCGTCGACAAGATGCAGAAGGGCCGCAAGGAGGAGCAGGAATACACCGAGTACGTCAAGACCCTCAACCGGATCGAGAACCGTACGAACGTCCTCAACGACCTCATCGGCAAACTGCCGCCCAGCCAGCAGGAAGCCGCGAGCCGGGTTCTGACGAAAATCCAGGAGGGCCCGCCCGGCACCGACAAGGAAGGACAGATCCGCAACCTCACCAGCGTGGTGTTCCAGCAGGCCCAGGGCAAGGCGGAAGCAGCCGCGGCAGCCGCCGAGGGCGACATCGCGAACCTCGACGCGTTGGCGGCGACCGCCAAGCAGGCCGCAGCCCAGGCCGTGCTCGCCGCGCTGCCCGGCGCTGCCGTCGCCGCCGGACTGGCCACGGCCGCCCAGGTGGGGGCGATCTCGCTCGCCGCCGGAGTCGTCCGGGGAGCCACGACAGCCGTCCAGGCGGCCACGACGGGCTATGCCCAGGGCGGAGTCTCCGGAGCGATCTGGGGGACCACCAAGGCAACCATGCCGGTGAACGCCGTCCAGGCCACCGTCGACCTGGCCCACGGGAAGGGCAGCCTGGTGGACGTCGCGATTGGCGTCGTGCAAGACGTGGGCAACGTGGCGACGCTCGTCGCGGTGGGAGCGGGGCTGCGCAACATCCTCCCGGGCACCGCCCCGTCCGTACCGAAGCCGGTCGTCCCCAAGGCGGCGGCGCCCCCGCCGCCCTCAGTGCAGCCTGCCGCTCAGGGACCCAAGCTGTTCGGCGCCGGCGGGACACCCAAGGGGGGTGGCCCCCCCGCGCAGCCCCCGGGTTCGGCGTGGGTACCGCAGACCCCCTCAAAGGTCCTCGGCCAGGAGGGAATCAAGGACATCAAAGGGTTTCTGCGGGGCACCAATCCCACCTCGTCGAGCAAGAATCTCGGATACACGAAGGAGAGCTTCTACGACGCCAAGGGAAACCAACTGCCCATGGACCGGCAATTTCCGATCACCACTGACATGAACTGCAACAACACGGTCGCCGCGGTCGAGGCAAGACTCAAGGGTCAGTTCACGCCACCCGCCCCGCCCAGCGTGGGGAAACCGATGCACGAGACGCCAGCGTATTACGGAAAAACGGAAGCCGATATCAAGCTGCTGTCTTATCAGGGGAAGACCACGGTGATAAAGGCCCGGCTGGACATGCAGAAGGAGGTGCAGGCGTGGGGTCCTGGATCGCGGGGCATCGTGTTCGCCGACCGGCCGGACAACCTCCCCGGCCACCAGTTCAACGTGGTCAACGACGGTGGGGTGGTGAAATTCCTCGACGGCCAGAGCGAGAGCCGTGCGCAATTCGCGGGCAAAGGGTACAGCGAATACTGGCTGCTGAAGACGTCGGAGTGA
- a CDS encoding serine/threonine-protein kinase — protein sequence MGTVWRAHDVVLDRDVAVKELNVGGLSADELAVLQSRMEQEARAAARIKHPGVVTVYDVLEQDGRPWIVMELIDGRALADVIASDGPLPPRDAARVGAQVLSALEQAHKRGVVHRDVKPANVLLEQGGRVVLSDFGIAAFEGSTRYTREGDVVGSPDYLAPEQISGDGPGPASDLWSLGATLYTAVEGRSPFSRPSAVSTLHAVVADPLPEPRRAGPLGPVIEALLRKDPHARPTADQARRVLAAVASGSVLGTPLRAAEPHPPTQLSAAGPGPAPSAAAERAHMPTESMPSTPSTPVRPYTGGESPTVPTTPADGGHKRRTALLVTVALLVLLLSGGGLGVALYNNGQDKTAQPPVGTTQPTQPPASPTPSPTQPPQTTPAQPPTTPAQPPTTPAQPPTTPAQPPTTRAQPPTTPAQPPTTRAQPPATRAQPPATPAPPAGYQWASDPAGFRVAVPQGWTRSVTSGQVNYSPDDGTHLLRFAVNPNAPQNSLDHFLGLEQTVGNFRDYRRLVLGANTYQGYPGALWEFSWNAEQFGLRHAIDQSFVTPDGTEHLIYVGYPEGEWAAGRQVFDTALSTFSLT from the coding sequence ATGGGCACGGTGTGGCGGGCTCATGACGTGGTGCTCGACCGGGATGTCGCCGTGAAGGAGCTGAACGTCGGCGGGCTGTCGGCCGATGAGCTCGCCGTGCTGCAGTCGCGGATGGAGCAGGAGGCGCGGGCGGCGGCACGGATCAAGCACCCCGGCGTCGTCACCGTGTACGACGTGTTGGAGCAGGACGGCCGGCCGTGGATCGTCATGGAGCTGATCGACGGACGGGCGCTCGCCGACGTGATCGCCTCGGACGGCCCGCTGCCGCCCCGTGACGCCGCCCGGGTCGGCGCCCAGGTGCTGTCCGCCCTGGAGCAGGCGCACAAGAGGGGGGTGGTCCACCGGGACGTCAAGCCCGCCAATGTGCTGCTGGAGCAGGGCGGCCGCGTGGTGCTCAGCGACTTCGGCATCGCGGCGTTCGAGGGCTCCACGCGTTACACGCGCGAGGGTGACGTCGTGGGCTCGCCCGACTACCTGGCGCCCGAGCAGATCTCCGGCGACGGCCCGGGTCCGGCCTCCGACCTGTGGTCGCTGGGCGCCACGCTGTACACCGCCGTGGAGGGCCGGTCACCGTTCAGCCGTCCGTCGGCGGTGAGCACCCTGCATGCCGTGGTCGCCGACCCGCTGCCCGAACCGCGCCGTGCGGGTCCGCTCGGCCCGGTCATCGAGGCGCTGCTGCGCAAGGACCCGCACGCGCGTCCGACGGCCGACCAGGCGCGGCGCGTGCTGGCCGCGGTGGCGTCCGGGTCCGTGCTGGGCACGCCCCTGCGGGCGGCCGAACCGCACCCGCCCACCCAGCTGTCGGCCGCAGGCCCCGGGCCCGCGCCGTCGGCCGCCGCGGAGCGGGCACATATGCCCACCGAGTCGATGCCGTCGACGCCGTCGACGCCGGTCCGCCCGTACACGGGCGGGGAGAGCCCGACCGTGCCGACGACGCCGGCCGACGGCGGGCACAAGCGGCGTACCGCGCTGCTGGTCACGGTCGCGCTGCTCGTACTGCTCCTGTCCGGGGGCGGACTGGGGGTCGCGCTGTACAACAACGGCCAGGACAAGACCGCGCAGCCCCCGGTCGGCACCACCCAGCCGACGCAGCCGCCCGCCTCGCCGACCCCGTCGCCCACCCAACCGCCGCAGACCACGCCGGCGCAGCCGCCGACGACCCCCGCGCAGCCCCCGACGACCCCCGCGCAGCCCCCCACGACCCCCGCGCAGCCCCCGACGACCCGCGCGCAGCCCCCCACGACCCCCGCGCAGCCCCCGACGACCCGCGCGCAGCCGCCGGCGACCCGCGCGCAGCCCCCGGCGACCCCGGCGCCGCCCGCCGGGTACCAATGGGCCAGCGACCCGGCCGGCTTCCGCGTCGCCGTGCCACAGGGCTGGACGCGCAGCGTGACGAGCGGGCAGGTCAACTACTCGCCGGACGACGGAACCCACCTGCTCCGCTTCGCGGTGAACCCCAACGCGCCACAGAACTCCCTGGATCACTTCCTCGGGCTGGAGCAGACCGTCGGAAACTTCCGCGACTACCGACGGCTCGTCCTCGGGGCCAACACCTACCAGGGTTACCCGGGCGCTCTGTGGGAGTTCAGCTGGAACGCCGAGCAGTTCGGGCTGCGGCACGCGATCGACCAGTCCTTCGTCACCCCGGACGGCACCGAGCACCTGATCTACGTCGGATACCCGGAGGGCGAGTGGGCGGCGGGCCGACAGGTCTTCGACACGGCGCTGAGTACCTTCAGCCTCACGTGA
- a CDS encoding transposase — protein sequence MVDRSVLAHPLFTGVSRSHLSSLVAELARPWVAGVEGRRHQARGGARKRAPGAGARHRLVFVDRLVATLIHLRHDLPHAVLALLYEVDRSTMTRAVGEVRRLLAGRGFAVPERPGLRLRTLEDVFAYAQAEGVRLRLDATEVLVRRPTAGRGGRRAFVSGKKKRNTMKATVIADHHGRTLWVDALRPGRMHDATAARNERIGICFQHFPDVEVLLDDGYLGLRCDHPGRAITPPRKPNKIALPHVHAAREEARRNHSSKRITVEHALADHKSQAGRSAVHSTGSRILPRFSPGLRGAAFRRDLQPPTLIVSAS from the coding sequence ATGGTGGATCGTTCGGTCCTGGCGCATCCGTTGTTCACAGGTGTCTCGAGGAGTCATCTGTCGTCGCTGGTGGCAGAGTTGGCCAGGCCGTGGGTGGCCGGGGTCGAAGGCCGCCGGCACCAGGCTCGAGGCGGCGCCAGAAAAAGGGCGCCGGGGGCCGGCGCCCGTCATCGGCTGGTGTTCGTGGACCGGCTTGTCGCCACGCTCATCCACCTGCGTCACGACCTCCCGCACGCGGTCCTGGCCCTCCTCTACGAAGTGGACCGTTCCACCATGACTCGGGCGGTCGGTGAGGTGCGCCGTCTGTTGGCCGGGAGAGGATTTGCCGTCCCGGAACGGCCCGGGCTGCGACTGCGGACGCTGGAAGACGTCTTCGCCTACGCCCAGGCCGAAGGGGTCCGGTTGCGGCTGGACGCCACCGAGGTCCTGGTCCGCAGGCCCACCGCGGGCCGGGGCGGTCGGCGGGCGTTCGTGTCGGGCAAGAAGAAGCGGAACACCATGAAGGCCACCGTCATCGCCGACCACCATGGCCGCACGCTCTGGGTCGATGCCCTGCGACCGGGGCGGATGCACGATGCGACCGCTGCACGCAACGAACGCATCGGGATCTGTTTCCAGCACTTCCCAGACGTGGAAGTGCTTCTGGACGACGGATACCTCGGCCTCAGATGCGACCATCCTGGCCGGGCGATCACGCCGCCCAGAAAACCGAACAAGATCGCTTTGCCGCACGTACACGCCGCCAGAGAAGAAGCCCGGCGCAACCACTCATCGAAACGCATCACCGTCGAGCACGCGCTCGCCGACCACAAGTCGCAGGCCGGGCGGTCAGCCGTTCACTCCACAGGGTCGCGCATTCTCCCCAGATTCTCCCCAGGGCTCCGGGGCGCCGCATTTCGACGAGATCTCCAGCCTCCGACCTTGATCGTTTCAGCATCGTGA